GTTCGGAAAGGGCGTAAAATCTCCGCACTGATGGAGGCGATGGCTAAAACCGGATTCCAGGGCAAAAGCCTGGCAACCTCAGTCGAAGTCTTCGAAAAAATGATCACCGATCCGAAGACCACGATCCTGTTCGGCTACGCCGGCTCGCTTTCGACTACCGGACAATGGAAGATCATCAACTGGTTTCTGAAGAACCATTTTATCGATATACTCGTGCCGACCGGAGCAAATATTTCTGAGGATATAGTCGAAGCGATGGGTTACGCCTACCTGCAGGGAAGCGCCACTGCCGACAATGAGATGCTCTTCAGCGAGGGTTACAACCGCTATTACGATATCTACGGCTCAGAAAAAGACTACCTGGAGATGACCGAGCTTATCGCCGAATTCATCCTTTCCCTGGATTCCGATCAAAAGTATTCCTCCCGTCAGTTTCTGGCGCAATTCGGAAAATGGCTTAAAAAACGCAAAATTCGTTCGATCGTGACAGTCGCCGCAGAAAACGATATACCAATCTTCTGTCCGGCGATAATCGATTCCCCATACGGCGATGCCGCCCTGATCGCCAAGAGCAAAGGTTTTGACCTCACTCTCGACGGCATCAAGGACTATATCGAATTCATGCAACTGGCCGAACGGGTCAAGGATACCGGTGTGGTCTATATCGGTGGCGGTGTGCCCAAGGATTTCATCCAGCTCTTCGCGGTCACCGGCGATTTATTATACGAGGATCGCAAGATCCCCAAACGCAAGGCGCAGACCCGCAAGCTGACCGATGAAACCTATTACCCGCACAAGTACGCGGTCCAGATCACAACCGATTCACCGCAATGGGGCGGGTTGTCGGGCTGTACTTTCGATGAGGCGGTATCATGGGGCAAAGAAGACCCAAGGGGCAAATATGTCCAGTGCTACTGCGAGGCGACTATCGCCCTGCCGATTATCGCTCATGCCTTAGCAGAGAGAGTCACAACCAAACGTGAGGGCCGACAACTGGCGAAGTTCTTCAAGGATTGATCATTTTTTCCAGAAGCCGGGTAGAAATAAAACCAGGACTGTAAACAGCTCCAGCCTGCCGACGATCATCAGAATCGACAGCACGATCTTGCCGACAGCGGGTATCACGGCGTAGTTCTCTGTCGCGCCGACCACACCGAAGCCGGGACCGATATTTGCAAAGCAGGCGATCGAAGCGGAGAAAGCGGATAGTATCGGAGTCTCCTGATCCGGAATCAGGGTACTCATCACCAACGATCCGATCAAAAACAAGGCTATATAGACAACAAAAAACGCCAGCACTTCCCTGACCACATCCTCTCCCACCGGGCGTTTGCCCAGCTTGACCGCCCGTACGGCGTGGGGTTGAAATGAATTCATGATCGTGTTAAAAGCGGCCTTGGCCAGGATAATCACCCGCGATACCTTCATCCCGCCCCCGGTCGAACCTGCTGAACCGCCGATAAACATCAGGACCACCATCAGAAGTTTCGACAGCGAGGGATACAGATTCGAATCCTCGGTTCCGAAACCGGTCGTCGTACACATCGAGACCGCCTGGAAAACCGGTTTTATGATATTATCCAGGGTAGTCTGATGAAGCCCCCATGTATTAGCCAAAATCAATGCAGAAAAAACTGCCAGTATCCCTAAATAAGTTCGCAGTTCATAATCGCGTACAGCATCGTTAAATTTGCGCCTCAGAATCAGGTAATAAAGCGAGAAATTGACTCCTGCCAGAATCATGAAAACCGTAATGATAATCTCGATCACGGGATCGTTGTAGTAAGCAATCGATTCATTGCGGGGCGAGAATCCGCCCGTAGCCATACAGGCCAGAGAATGACAGATAGAATCGTAGAAACTCATTCCTGCCATCATCAGGCAGACGGTCTCGACCGCGGTAATGACAGCATATATCGCCCACAGCATCCCGGCAGTCTGTTTGAGCTTGGGTTTGAGGCCGT
Above is a window of Candidatus Zixiibacteriota bacterium DNA encoding:
- a CDS encoding deoxyhypusine synthase, producing the protein MKKHDKVEAIEVRKGRKISALMEAMAKTGFQGKSLATSVEVFEKMITDPKTTILFGYAGSLSTTGQWKIINWFLKNHFIDILVPTGANISEDIVEAMGYAYLQGSATADNEMLFSEGYNRYYDIYGSEKDYLEMTELIAEFILSLDSDQKYSSRQFLAQFGKWLKKRKIRSIVTVAAENDIPIFCPAIIDSPYGDAALIAKSKGFDLTLDGIKDYIEFMQLAERVKDTGVVYIGGGVPKDFIQLFAVTGDLLYEDRKIPKRKAQTRKLTDETYYPHKYAVQITTDSPQWGGLSGCTFDEAVSWGKEDPRGKYVQCYCEATIALPIIAHALAERVTTKREGRQLAKFFKD
- a CDS encoding TrkH family potassium uptake protein, giving the protein MNYRAVAYFLSLLLVGCGLFMATSIIWAVFLDSTDTVIIMAVSTLLCIAVGLGLRFLGDKNIDALHAREAIAVVGLGWFAVSILGAVPFVLEGVLNPVDAFFEAVSGFTTTGATAITDLNSVSRALIYWRALSQWLGGMGIIVLFIAILPQLGIGAKHMFKSEVPGPISDGLKPKLKQTAGMLWAIYAVITAVETVCLMMAGMSFYDSICHSLACMATGGFSPRNESIAYYNDPVIEIIITVFMILAGVNFSLYYLILRRKFNDAVRDYELRTYLGILAVFSALILANTWGLHQTTLDNIIKPVFQAVSMCTTTGFGTEDSNLYPSLSKLLMVVLMFIGGSAGSTGGGMKVSRVIILAKAAFNTIMNSFQPHAVRAVKLGKRPVGEDVVREVLAFFVVYIALFLIGSLVMSTLIPDQETPILSAFSASIACFANIGPGFGVVGATENYAVIPAVGKIVLSILMIVGRLELFTVLVLFLPGFWKK